In Penaeus monodon isolate SGIC_2016 chromosome 43, NSTDA_Pmon_1, whole genome shotgun sequence, one DNA window encodes the following:
- the LOC119568342 gene encoding zinc finger MYND domain-containing protein 19-like, with the protein MIRVVLFIGSQDHVDRYQYFTFLDFFRLTPVLIGYCSLQTKYALLDERDICLVQQFAFEARVEIDRDGNGAQIYAWAYDITRGRSSGQYVHDLLWETHRGGIASGWKVVHLNNVTVDNRLENLALVPVGAKRPVSAQTSTPRDQSLYWVAIQQLPADPVEEQYGDFVVTRYFNANGEIVEEEDDCYYECRYPPCTNIEKELREFSICGRCQEARYCGTYCQQKDWPVHKKLCREKRRPCLTERPPER; encoded by the exons ATGATTCGTGTTGTTCTCTTTATAGGTTCGCAAGACCATGTGGACCGTTACC AGTATTTCacattccttgattttttccgACTAACCCCTGTTCTAATCGGCTATTGTTCTCTGCAGACCAAATACGCGTTGCTGGACGAAAGAGACATCTGCCTGGTACAACAGTTCGCCTTCGAGGCCCGGGTCGAGATCGACCGCGATGGCAACGGAGCGCAAATCTACGCCTGGGCCTACGACATCACGCGGGGGAGAAGCTCAGGGCAGTACGTCCACGACCTCCTCTG gGAAACACATAGAGGAGGGATAGCATCTGGTTGGAAAGTTGTCCATTTAAATAATGTAACCGTAGATAATAGACTGGAAAATCTAGCTTTAGTGCCTGTCGGAGCCAAGCGACCAGTTTCTGCACAGACCTCAACTCCCCGTGATCAGTCGTTATACTGGGTAGCAATTCAGCAGTTACCGGCAGATCCAGTAGAAGAG caaTATGGTGATTTTGTAGTAACCCGATACTTCAATGCCAATGGTGAAAtagtagaagaggaggatgacTGTTATTATGAATGTCGATATCCTCCATGTACCAACATTGAGAAAGAACTACGTGAATTTTCAATTTGTGGTCGTTGTCAA GAAGCTAGATACTGTGGAACTTATTGCCAGCAGAAAGACTGGCCTGTTCACAAGAAGCTTTGTCGAGAAAAACGGCGACCCTGCCTCACAGAGAGACCCCCAGAGCGCTAA